The segment ATCCACCCCGCGCTTCCGGGCTTTCTTCAAGGTGACGTAGTGAACCCCGGTCTGATCGGCATATTCTTTGAGAGAGCGGGCGTTGAAGAAGCCGTGAAGGCCGATATTGCACACATCCTCCCCACGAATGATTCCGCTCTCGATCAGATTGCGGATCGGTGTCCCGTTGGTGGGGCCGAAGTCTTCCAAGCTGCGCAGGTCAAAGTGGGTATCCAGTTGCAGGATTCCGATCCTCTCATCGGGATGGGCCTGTTTCCACCCTTTCACCAGCATGGCGGTGATGGAGTGGTCGCCTCCCATCACCAAGGGCAGAGTGTGAGGATGATGGGATCGCATCGCCACCATGGCTTCCGTGATGTTCCGGTGACAGGCGGGAATGTCGGTCACATGTTGCTTTACATCCCCGAGATCGATCACACGCAGGGAGGTAAGATCCACTTCCTCCTCCAGATTATAGGTGGTGAAGCTTTTCCAAGCCCGGCGGAGGGCATCGGGATTTTCACTGGCCCCCGAGGCGCTGATGGAAGAGCGGGAGAGGGGTACTCCGAGCAGGGTGGCATCCACTCCCGTCCAATCCATTTCTTTGGCTTTCTCTTCATCCAGGCTTTCGATCCATTCATGGACCTTGGGGTCCGCCGGGAGCGGGTCGGGCCGCTGCCAACGAAAGGCGGGCGGATTCAACATGGGATAGGGATAGCGGGTTTTCATCGGTGGCAGCCGGTGCTGCCTTCCCTCCTTTCCTGGGTTCAGTCCCGTTCATAAACCACTTTTCCATCTTTGATCACCGTTCGGGTATGGTTGGAACCATAGTGGTACTGAAGACCCATGTAGTTGGGTACATCAAAGACGACCAGATCCGCTTTCTTTCCCGCTTCCAGACTGCCGATCTCGTGGCCCCGCCGGATGGCATGGGCCGCATTGATGGTGGTGGCGGTCAGCACCTCGGCGGGGGTCATGCCCATTTTGAGGCAGCCCAGATTCATAATCAACGGCAGGGAGA is part of the Kroppenstedtia eburnea genome and harbors:
- a CDS encoding agmatinase family protein, coding for MKTRYPYPMLNPPAFRWQRPDPLPADPKVHEWIESLDEEKAKEMDWTGVDATLLGVPLSRSSISASGASENPDALRRAWKSFTTYNLEEEVDLTSLRVIDLGDVKQHVTDIPACHRNITEAMVAMRSHHPHTLPLVMGGDHSITAMLVKGWKQAHPDERIGILQLDTHFDLRSLEDFGPTNGTPIRNLIESGIIRGEDVCNIGLHGFFNARSLKEYADQTGVHYVTLKKARKRGVDVVIREALSRLKQQVDTIYLTVDMDVLDIGLGPGAPAATPGGMRTDELFEAVRIAGTHPQVKAMDLVCLDPLRDVREATVKAGVHVMLSFLTGLVQRKTA